The Heptranchias perlo isolate sHepPer1 chromosome 17, sHepPer1.hap1, whole genome shotgun sequence genome has a segment encoding these proteins:
- the pdhb gene encoding pyruvate dehydrogenase E1 component subunit beta, mitochondrial, whose product MAALRGLVRNGKSAFGLLSRREFHRTAPAAVQLTIRDALSQALDEEIERDETVFLMGEEVAQYDGAYKVSRGLWKKWGDKRIIDTPISEIGFAGIAVGAAMAGLRPICEFMTFNFSLQAIDQVINSAAKTYYMSAGAVPVPIVFRGPNGSSAGVAAQHSQCFAAWYSHCPGLKVVSPWSAEDSKGLLKAAIRDDNPVVFLENELMYGVSFEVSEEIQSKDFVVPIGKAKVEKAGTNITLVAHSKSVGHCIDAAVALAKEGIDCEVINMRTIRPLDIETIEASVMKTNHLVTVEGGWPQFGVGAEICARIMEGPAFNYLDAPVVRVTGADVPMPYAKILEDNCVPQVKDIIFTVKKILNV is encoded by the exons ATGGCGGCGTTGAGGGGTCTGGTTCGTAATGGGAAG AGTGCCTTCGGCCTGCTGTCACGGAGGGAGTTTCATCGGACGGCGCCTGCTGCAGTACAG TTGACCATTCGAGATGCCCTGAGCCAGGCCTTGGATGAGGAGATTGAAAGAGATGAAACAGTATTTCTGATGGGAGAAGAGGTAGCACAGTATGATGGTGCATACAAG GTGAGTCGTGGACTGTGGAAGAAATGGGGAGACAAGAGAATCATAGACACTCCTATCTCCGAG ATAGGTTTTGCAGGAATTGCAGTTGGTGCTGCCATG GCTGGCTTGAGGCCCATCTGTGAATTCATGACCTTCAATTTCTCACTGCAAGCCATTGACCAAGTTATAAATTCTGCTGCCAAAACATACTACATGTCTGCAGGTGCAGTACCTGTTCCCATTGTCTTCAGAGGTCCAAATGGTTCTTCAGCTGGAGTGGCAGCTCAGCATTCACAGTGTTTTGCAGCATGGTATAGCCACTGTCCTGGGCTAAAGGTGGTTAGTCCTTGGAGTGCTGAAGATTCCAAAGGCTTGTTGAAAGCTGCTATCCGAGATGATAACCctg TTGTTTTTCTGGAAAATGAACTGATGTATGGTGTGTCTTTTGAAGTCTCTGAGGAAATCCAGTCAAAGGACTTTGTTGTCCCAATAGGAAAAGCCAAAGTAGAAAAAGCAg GAACTAATATCACCTTGGTTGCACACTCCAAAAGTGTAGGGCATTGCATAGATGCAGCTGTTGCTCTTGCAAAGGAAGGCATTGATTGTGAG gtcattaatatgcgtACCATCAGACCCTTGGATATTGAAACAATAGAAGCTAGTGTGATGAAGACCAATCATCTGGTAACAGTTGAGGGTGGCTGGCCACAGTTTGGAGTGGGTGCTGAAATCTGTGCCAGAATTATGGAAG GCCCAGCATTTAACTACCTGGATGCTCCAGTTGTGCGTGTCACTGGTGCAGATGTTCCTATGCCTTATGCAAAGATCTTGGAAGACAACTGCGTACCTCAGGTTAAAGATATAATTTTTACAGTCAAGAAGATACTCAATGTGTAA